A window of Fusarium oxysporum Fo47 chromosome II, complete sequence genomic DNA:
CGCTGCTTTCTCTCCATTTCAGCTCTATATGAACTTGCCTCCCGGGCTACCTTATCCTCAGTCTTCTCATCTGTCAATGTATTAGAACGCGAGGTGGGGGGCGATGAACTGGATCGCTGTCTGCTATTTCGTTGGGCATCCTCGGCAGTGGTTCCCGGTGGGAGATAACCAGGAGACAAGGATACAGGGACTTCAGCTTTAACGGCAAGACTGGAAATGGGGGCAACTCCTGGGGGTGTCACGAAGAATTTAAGTGTCCCAAGAGGGTCACCCTTTGCTCGTTTGACGGTAATAAGGCTCGAGTCGTCTAGAGGATCCACATGTTCAAACTTGCCAACTTCTGTAAGATAAATGTGAGAATTTTCAAAGTcgccaagaccaagatgcATGCAGATAACTTGACGGACTTCCGCTGCTGTCTCTGCTTCTGTGATGTCGCACATTCGGTAGTTCCAGTAATCCATGGTGGCCAGTACGTAGGTCCTTACGGGGCTGATTCTCCTTGGTCGTAGAGCATGGCCATTCCTGTCATCATAACTGCCCAGCGTTGAGCCAGCAAGCTCGAGATTAGTATCGCTGCCATTGGTTCCTCGAACGCCCAAGCCCACCGGGCGAATAGATCCTTGTGGTGAAGTTGGGGAagcctccatctcttcaggTGATGGGTATGCACCATCATCTTTGGTTTGCCTCTTTTTCCTGGATAAGAAGCTCAGGAAGCTCTTGGAATCTTTGGCCGAAGCGGGTGTCTCTGCGCCTGCTGACCTCTCCCCTCCTTCTGAAGGCGAGTGGCGAGATCGGATATCATGATTTCGCCCATGAACAATTTCTCCCAGGTTCATGTTCCGGTTAAGTAAGTTGACGGCGTCTGACGGTACTCCAGATCCATATATGGCTGCGACAGAGGCAACAGAATCCatgctgcttcttgaacGGTGCCCAGCTTTCATTGTGTTAGGAGATTGTGAGAGAATAGGTGTCGTCGTCGATGTAAAAAGAGCAGGGGGTATGCCTGGGCTGCCTGTTGGACTCGCTGAGCGCGCAGCAGGACCACGGAACGTGGCCTCACTCGACTCACTAACGTTAGGACTATGACGGCGCGCACCATCTGTATCGACATGTTTGAGAATATTACGGTGGTTAGACTCAGAGCTTATGTTGGACCCACTGACACTGTTGGGTAATGTCGTAGATCTGGTCTGGGAGAACCTGCGGCCGCCAAAACCAGGGCCAGGGGCATTGAGAGGTGTCTACAAGAAAAGTTAGTAAGGGCCAACACTCACAGCACCGAGCGGGTCGACAAACATTTGGCGAATCCATGGGATCAGTTCCAGCGCTTGGTAGGTTGTTCCCATGTCCGCCATTGAGGGATTCTTTACGGCCGTGGGCCGTTGAAACTTTAGACACATCAGCTGGTCGACCGGTGACAATACTTCGAATTAGTCTTCGCATTCGCTTGCCCTCCTCTCGCTCACGGGGCTGGTCCCAGCCGGTTCGGCTGTTGGTGCACTCCTGGGCAAGCCTTGGGTACACCTGCTGATGCATCATACCAAAATTACCACGCCCACCGTGGCCACTTCCAAGCTCGAGGAATTGCGCTCCGTGCAGGTTGAGTGCCCTAAAGGTTTCCTGCCAGTCTTTGGAGAACTGGTTCTGGGCTAACCAAATCAGAACCGTATCGAGGGGCCACTGGGCAGCGATTTCCGGTGGGATCGAGCTGGGAGGAGTGGCGTTTGAAGAATTGGAGGTGCCGCGCGGCTGGGCGTTATTGGCAGAATAGAGGCGTTCCCTCGTAGCCTCGTCCATAGGCGTTGTGACATTTGTGTCAGTTCCGCTCTGCGGCGTTGTCACTGGCCGCGATGTCTGCGAGTTGACAGTCAGGGTTGGGTCTTCCAGTCCAAAGGCGGGGATACCAACTCCCTCTCCGTATGTGTCGCCCTGCGGTATATAGGTCGCACTCATGGCCTCATTCGgcggaggaggtggagggatAGAGATTGTTTGCCCAGCAGCGATCTGAGCGTGTAACTTTGGGTTGTACGGCTGGTGCTGACCGGGCGGCGGCGGGGGGATGTATCCTGGCCGTCCGTCGTACATGCGCCCAAAGGCGCCGTGCCACGGAGGCTGCTGGCCGAGAGCACTCGCCGGAGGCGGACCGGGTGGTGGGGGTATCGCGACGCCGGAGGGGCCTGGTGCGGTGGGATATCGAGGaagcggcggcggcggaggcAGGTTCATCATATTACCTATTTGGCCGGCATTCGGAGCTCCCATgggcggcggcggcggcggagggACCTGGAATGGTCGTGTGGGATCGGCGCCCGAGACATGTCTCTGGCCTGCCGGATACATGATGGACGGCGCGGGGGGCAACCCGCCTCGAGGAACAAAGTGGGCAGAGTTGTTGTCGACGGTAGACGGCGGCGAGGTGTGttgtcgaagaagagaattCGGTGTATGCGCTGGAGACGGGGAGACAGCAACAGCAGTGGCGCTAGTGGTGGAAGACCTTGGACGTAAGCTCGAGGCAGATGAGACAGGGTGGAGGAAGTGAGCCTGCTCTGCAGTCGCTATGTCGGAGGAGGATGGACCCAGGGGCCGGGGTCGATTGACAGCCGCCGGGGCAGTATGTGTGTACGTATGCGGATGTGTATGGGTTGTATGGGTATGTATTGTTGCGGCGCCAGCAGTTGGATGCGCTGGAGGATATGAAAAAGAGGACGGCCCCgtcaaggaggatgaggacgacaGGGCATAGGCTGTAGGTTGGTCGTGGACGTTTGGCTTTGGAGTCCCGGCGACAGGGACTAGGTCCTGAAGACTGGGTCTCGAAGAGGAACGGAACCTGGCGGTCGAGAGagactgaggctgagaatgGAGCGAAGAAGTGGTGATTTCTGGGCTCGTCGAGGTTATAGATTCTAAGATGGGctcttgaggctgagattgagacCGAAGAGCCTGCTGTTGCGCCTGGGCatgagcctgagcctggGCCTGTGCCTGAGCTGGTGGTAGGTCGAAATTGGCAGCCGGACGGTTAGCCCGTCGCAAGCTATCGCTACCCTTCATGGTTTGTATCTGCGGTGGAGTAACATGTCGAGGTGGGTCGTCTCGACAAGGATCCTGGGGGCTAGCCTAGGCCAGACCAAGCTAGGATGGGATAGAGACGGATGCTGAGATGTCAGGGATTGTGGAGTGGAGGACTGGGATGGGAGTGAGGAGGAGAcgattgattgattgattgttgGCAGACGGGAGAAGCTGACGGTTGAGATAGTGAGTGAGGAGCAGTAAGTTCTGGAGTTGACGACTAAGTTAGACCAACACGTGCAATATTGATTGATCGAACAAAGAATAGTAAAACCACTAAACTAATGCAGTACTGTATTCGAATAGCTCGATTTAGCTAGTTACGGCTTGACTATCAGCTTTATTCCGAGCCGTTAAAAGGGAAACTCTGTTTTCTCCTCACGTTCCCCTCAGTAGAAGGGAAGCAGACCTTTCGAACCTGACTGCGCCATGTTCTCACGTTAGGCTTTCAGCTCGAGGGCGTCTGGCGCTTAGCGACAGCTGAGATGGTGTGCAGAGTGTGAAAAGACATGCGCTAGCTTCACTAATGGAGGGGGATCTCCAGCAAATCGGCATCATTCAAATGTCGCGAGTCTCGGTTAATGGGGGCCACCAATTGACAATTCCTGCCTGTGCTattttcaacttcttccattGGAATTGTCATTTTCGGAATGGTTGTCATGGGACCGCTATGTTTTGTTCACTTTCACCTCTACACTCAACATCATCTGCCAGACTTTTCTAAACCCTCCGTTTATTAATGTATTATCTTCCTCTTTCCATTGTCTAGGTCCACAGAACCCCTGGATCATAACCCATGGCAACTCAGATAACCTGGTATCATGAATACGAGAATGTTCCTGACTAGGGACACCTTGAAGTCAATTCCCCCTTACCAGAGCATTGGGACTCCCCGCAAGCGGACATCCCCTCGGCTATGGAAAAATTACGAATTGAAAGTCCTTTCCTGTGGCGTCACACTGAACACGAGATTCTGTATCATGAATTGTACTCTACTGAGAACGGTAAGCCGGAGAACTTTTTATATCGCGATCCAATTAGCGGGCCGAGGAGATTGGCTTGACTGGGAAAACCTCCGTGGCCAAAACCTAACTTCATGTACTCTTCGTATAGAAATTACCTACCCGACTGACAAAGTTCACGATTCACCGGTAGAAACGGTTTCAAGTCGCATTTCAAGGTATCCAATCAGATGTATCTTTCAATATTAAACCTTAAACGCCGTGTCCCAGAACATGCTCGCCAGACGTAACTCAATCTACCATATACTGAATTTGATGCGACGTATACGCGCCTTGTCTCAAACAAGGCTCAGCTCACATAACACTGCAGCTTCCAAAATTGAATCCGTAGCCTTGCTGGCATTGCTCAAGATAGCCAGCATCCTCCTCGGATCCTACAGGAACGTTGTGCTTCCGCACGAGACCCGAGATCTTGAGGCTCTGCTCTCCCTCTGCGTGCCACCACTTGAGTTTCTGCAGTGTTGTGccctcttcgtcatctgtGCTAAGCTCCCACTTGCCTGAGGACACAGCCACCTCGCACTGTTCTTTGGGGAAATGGTACTCAGGCAAATACACAATCGTAGGCGACTCATCTGGTGCTGCTTTTGGtgccttgaccttgagaagatATGTGCACTGTCGCAAATCAAATCCGGTGGACACAATGTCACCATATACCACCGTCGGCGTAGGGCGCACGAAAGCCTCAGCTGCGCGGAAGCCAGGGGCGTTGGTTAGCTGAGGATCCTTGGCTGAGGGCGCGGAGCTGATCGACGGATTGGTGAGTGTCCGTTTGAGGTTGTCGGGTGTAACATTTCGATCATCAGCCACATCCTTCTTCGTGTTTGCCACGGTCGCAGTCCTCGCCAGATCCAGCGACGACTGCGAATATTCGGGAACGGGGGATTCTGGAAGTGGTTTGTCATCCAGCGAAAGGATGGACAGATCCTCTCCATTCCAAAAGTCTCCCCTTAGATGATCGTTTCTCGCACAGTATGTCCATAAGCAATGCCCTTCGATCTGAGATCCTTCAACTGCAAAGTAGTTGGCGTCCATTGCCGCCGACTGGCTCGAATAGTCGCCTGTCTTGTAGGCTTTCTTGTCATCCATATCATAGGGAATACCAAATTCTGACAACACGCAGGGGTGCTTTCCTATACGGTCAAGGCCCTCTTGTCTCAGTGTTGCGAGCTGGTCACGGAGACAGTTTCGAATAGCCGTCTCTCCGATCCTGATCGCCAGCGCTGGATGCCAGTACTTGCCTCTCAAGACTCCGACCACATCAACATTCCACGTGCTATTCCAGTGTTTTGTCATGAGTGTGATACCGTCGTAGTAATGCGGTGTGAACGCCATTCGAGGATCCTCGTCTTCCGTCCCTTTGATCTCGGGCGGTAATTCGAGTGTAGGAAACTGCATAAGCATAATGCAGTCCTTATGGACGGCACGGCAAATTTTGACATATTTCCGCCAGAAGTCCATGAAATAGGTATTGGTGAATTGCGGATAATCGATGACCTTACCGGTATTCGGGTTTTTGGCAAAATAGTCCTTGCGAAGGAGGGTATCGGTCTCCATGTCCCAAACTCCGTGCTGTGCCCAGACACACTCGCCAAGCTTCCAGCCAGGATCGCGCTTCCAACCATATCTTGAATCGTCATAGTCTGCTGGTAGCCATGCGACCTCGCCATGGGGGTCAACCAATTTTGTGCCAGTCTTGTAAGGGCCAAGGCCGCCCATCTCCCAGGTATCAACTTCACACGCTCGTCCCATTCCAGTCAATAACGTCTGCCACATTGTTGGGCAGGTTCCCTTCTTCAAAGGATGCTCTTTAGGGATCACAGTAAGATCCTTATAGCCAGTCATGCCCTTGTTTGGTTCGTTCATGCTCTCCCAGCCAATGACAACGGCATCTTCCAGATCGCCTGCCTCGTGAATTCGCTGGGCAAGTTGACCGCATGCTCTCATGAAATGGTCCTGCAGATAATCCTGGATGTTCACACCGTCAATTATACACTTTGGAGCAAAGTCTTTGCCAGCAAAAAACATGGTGAATATGGTACCAGCTGCAAGTCGATAGTAGTTCGTTGACCAGATCATTTTTGGAAACTCATCAGGGTTGGGATATGTATTCTGAACAATTGCTGCTTCAGTCGCGGCGAAGCTCTGAGGGTTGAGGCCGCATGCATATATAGTCCATAACGGGGCTCCCGAACCACCAGTGAAACGAGACCAAACGTCCTGGTGAGGGTCCATGAATATATAGAATCCATACTCCTTTGCTATTCTCAGAATATCAATCGTATGTTGGATGAAGTCTTCGTCGTATTTCCCAGGTCCTGCGGCCTCGAGTGCCTCCCAGGTAAAGATGTAGCGGATAGTGTTGAAGCCGTATCGTCTGAGGCGCGCAAAATGAGATCGTGCATCTTCTTTGGGGAAAGGACGCTGGTGGAATGTTACATTATCGCCATCGAAGAAGTCAGTGGGAATGTGAGATGGTTGATCGGGTTCGCTCGGGAGTTTGGCATCGGCTGCGAGATTGATACCACGGAGGACTACTTGTCGACCGTATCCATCACGGAACTGGCCATCTTCAATCAACAGGCGAAAAGACGACATGATTTGCCCTTCTCTAGACCGCTACACTGGTGTTGAGAGAGCAAGAATGCGGAGCTGAAGGGGAAACTGGGAAATAGGCCAAGTCTGGTTAGCTGGGGCAACCACTTGACGATGACGTTCAAGGCTATGCGCCTGGGGACAAACAGGGATAAGAGGGCCCTTGTTAGTCAGCGGGATATAGGTCGGAGGGGAATGTGTTTcatggaggagctggaaTAAATGACGATTTCTTCGATATCTAGGAGTATAGAGAAGCTAGAATGGCATCCAAGGGCTTTCAATTTTTCGGTgtctcatccttcttgattCCGAGGTCATGAGGGTCATAGTCTCATAGACCATCACCTCCATGTCCCCCACTATCCGGAGTTTATGAACAACCCGAACATCAGCCGATTTGAATCCGTATTCGCTCTAATATCAGCCAGCCACTTTAGATAAGAATTAGTGATCGTGTTAAGATAAGTCTCTGTAGGCGTCATGGGAATGTATATTGATCGTATACTGAAACATGAGCATAGTGGGGGACAGGTGAGTAAAAATGCATGACCACTGCAATTAAACTGAA
This region includes:
- a CDS encoding hydrolase produces the protein MSSFRLLIEDGQFRDGYGRQVVLRGINLAADAKLPSEPDQPSHIPTDFFDGDNVTFHQRPFPKEDARSHFARLRRYGFNTIRYIFTWEALEAAGPGKYDEDFIQHTIDILRIAKEYGFYIFMDPHQDVWSRFTGGSGAPLWTIYACGLNPQSFAATEAAIVQNTYPNPDEFPKMIWSTNYYRLAAGTIFTMFFAGKDFAPKCIIDGVNIQDYLQDHFMRACGQLAQRIHEAGDLEDAVVIGWESMNEPNKGMTGYKDLTVIPKEHPLKKGTCPTMWQTLLTGMGRACEVDTWEMGGLGPYKTGTKLVDPHGEVAWLPADYDDSRYGWKRDPGWKLGECVWAQHGVWDMETDTLLRKDYFAKNPNTGKVIDYPQFTNTYFMDFWRKYVKICRAVHKDCIMLMQFPTLELPPEIKGTEDEDPRMAFTPHYYDGITLMTKHWNSTWNVDVVGVLRGKYWHPALAIRIGETAIRNCLRDQLATLRQEGLDRIGKHPCVLSEFGIPYDMDDKKAYKTGDYSSQSAAMDANYFAVEGSQIEGHCLWTYCARNDHLRGDFWNGEDLSILSLDDKPLPESPVPEYSQSSLDLARTATVANTKKDVADDRNVTPDNLKRTLTNPSISSAPSAKDPQLTNAPGFRAAEAFVRPTPTVVYGDIVSTGFDLRQCTYLLKVKAPKAAPDESPTIVYLPEYHFPKEQCEVAVSSGKWELSTDDEEGTTLQKLKWWHAEGEQSLKISGLVRKHNVPVGSEEDAGYLEQCQQGYGFNFGSCSVM